Proteins found in one Pontibacter sp. SGAir0037 genomic segment:
- a CDS encoding tetratricopeptide repeat-containing sensor histidine kinase, whose amino-acid sequence MKSILLLLLLLSGTLQAQNKVIDSLQVELSKAQTDSARIMANCNLSKEYLLTDVKKAKEYALAADQLATASGYRLGNSKALNLLGNAYLITGEYDQAMDCHYKALKMANEMQDTASLTASYLNLGSIYFKIKDLDRAVKNYSAASALSEKTNNKKSLGKVYNNLGNVYEEKGEYKKALEFFQKAAALQEEIGDKKSWAISLHNIGNVHLYFDHPEEGLPYLFESVRLNQELHHDMILMASLGRIAKIYQAVGNRVEALKYARQSLAMAEKVESGKKIAEAAQLMHEIYASLQQYDLAYKYQSLYTRQSELMNAESRTKIESELTAKYETEQKELENANLRAESDKKALEIAHHHKSFMMGAALTVLLFALLIVVIAGKLRLRTAFKKLQEAHLFMQRQHTEIVQQKNEICSQALVLKEQNERLGKLDGFKNKVFSIVSHDLRSPLNSIKGILGLAKKRTMTEQEVKHIFGLLEREMSVAMSMLDNVLIWAKAQLKESSVELKEVDLHIVADENIYLAVSEAEKKGVQLINGIAANKVAVADKERLNFVLRNLLMNAIKFSYAGGEIRLTAEEQEEKVVLAIRDHGKGILPEHLAGLFTEKRYTTLGTSNEKGTGLGLMLSKELLESINGSIQVESEAGKGSTFFIVLPKAVQVRRETVV is encoded by the coding sequence ATGAAATCAATTTTACTGTTATTACTTCTTCTTTCGGGTACGCTCCAGGCACAAAATAAAGTTATAGATAGTTTGCAGGTGGAATTGTCGAAAGCGCAGACAGATTCGGCCAGAATTATGGCAAACTGTAACCTGAGCAAAGAATACCTGCTTACGGATGTAAAGAAGGCAAAGGAATATGCGCTGGCAGCAGATCAGCTGGCAACAGCCTCTGGGTACAGGCTTGGAAATTCCAAAGCCCTGAACCTGTTGGGAAATGCTTACCTGATCACTGGTGAGTACGACCAGGCAATGGACTGCCACTATAAAGCGCTGAAAATGGCAAATGAAATGCAGGATACTGCCAGCCTAACCGCTTCTTACCTAAATCTTGGAAGCATTTACTTTAAAATTAAAGATTTAGACAGGGCTGTAAAAAATTACAGTGCTGCTTCTGCGCTGTCGGAGAAAACCAATAATAAGAAGAGCCTGGGCAAGGTGTACAATAACCTGGGCAATGTATACGAAGAGAAAGGTGAATACAAAAAAGCACTGGAGTTCTTTCAGAAAGCGGCAGCCCTACAGGAGGAAATCGGCGACAAGAAGAGCTGGGCCATCAGTTTGCATAACATTGGGAATGTGCACCTGTATTTTGATCATCCTGAGGAAGGGCTTCCATACCTGTTTGAGTCGGTTCGTCTGAATCAGGAGTTGCATCATGACATGATTCTGATGGCTTCACTGGGCAGAATAGCCAAAATTTACCAAGCTGTAGGTAACCGAGTGGAGGCCCTGAAATATGCCCGCCAAAGTCTGGCAATGGCTGAAAAAGTGGAATCGGGAAAAAAAATTGCAGAAGCGGCACAGCTGATGCACGAAATTTACGCATCGCTGCAACAGTACGACCTGGCGTATAAATATCAGTCGCTTTACACCAGGCAAAGCGAATTAATGAATGCAGAAAGCCGCACCAAAATTGAGTCGGAGTTAACGGCTAAATATGAAACCGAGCAGAAAGAGCTGGAAAACGCAAATTTAAGAGCAGAAAGTGATAAGAAAGCACTGGAGATAGCGCACCACCACAAGTCATTTATGATGGGTGCTGCCCTTACTGTGCTTTTATTTGCCTTACTTATAGTAGTGATAGCTGGGAAGCTTCGATTAAGAACTGCGTTCAAAAAGCTGCAGGAGGCACACCTTTTTATGCAGCGGCAGCACACAGAAATTGTGCAGCAGAAAAATGAAATCTGCTCGCAGGCACTAGTCTTAAAAGAACAGAACGAAAGGCTTGGCAAGCTTGATGGCTTTAAAAACAAAGTATTTTCCATTGTCTCTCACGACCTGCGGAGTCCTTTAAATTCCATAAAAGGTATCCTGGGGCTGGCAAAAAAACGAACCATGACGGAGCAGGAAGTGAAGCATATCTTCGGTCTGCTGGAGCGGGAGATGTCGGTGGCAATGAGCATGCTGGACAATGTGCTGATCTGGGCAAAGGCACAGTTAAAAGAATCATCTGTTGAGCTGAAGGAGGTAGACCTTCATATAGTAGCCGATGAAAATATATACTTGGCGGTTTCGGAGGCAGAGAAAAAGGGTGTTCAGTTGATAAACGGTATTGCTGCAAATAAAGTAGCTGTAGCCGATAAAGAAAGGTTGAATTTCGTACTGCGCAACCTGTTAATGAACGCTATTAAGTTTTCTTATGCCGGTGGAGAAATCAGGCTTACGGCAGAAGAGCAGGAAGAAAAAGTAGTATTGGCTATCCGTGATCATGGCAAGGGCATACTGCCGGAGCACCTGGCAGGACTGTTCACCGAAAAACGTTATACTACGCTAGGCACCTCCAACGAAAAAGGCACGGGTTTAGGGCTGATGCTGAGCAAAGAACTGCTGGAAAGCATCAACGGCAGTATTCAGGTGGAGAGCGAAGCAGGTAAAGGAAGTACTTTTTTCATAGTTCTGCCCAAAGCAGTGCAAGTAAGGCGGGAAACGGTTGTATAA
- a CDS encoding (2Fe-2S)-binding protein → MENPSSALPQKRTVRLNINGKEEQLELAPWTSLLDALREHLHLTGTKKGCDHGQCGACTVLVDGKRINSCLTLAVMQEDKEITTIEGLAKDGELHPVQQAFIDHDAFQCGYCTPGQICSVIGLVNEGKAKTLDDIRDLMSGNICRCGAYTNIVKVVQEALERSSAA, encoded by the coding sequence ATGGAAAACCCCTCCTCTGCATTACCTCAAAAACGTACGGTGCGGCTCAATATCAATGGTAAAGAAGAACAACTGGAGCTGGCTCCCTGGACTTCTTTGCTGGATGCCTTGCGCGAGCACCTCCACCTGACAGGTACCAAAAAAGGATGTGACCACGGCCAATGCGGTGCCTGCACCGTGCTTGTGGATGGCAAACGCATTAACTCCTGCCTCACCCTGGCCGTGATGCAGGAAGATAAAGAAATTACCACCATCGAAGGCCTGGCGAAAGACGGTGAGCTACACCCGGTGCAGCAGGCCTTTATCGATCACGATGCCTTCCAGTGTGGCTACTGTACACCCGGTCAAATCTGTTCGGTGATCGGACTGGTAAACGAAGGGAAAGCCAAAACGCTGGATGATATCCGGGACCTGATGAGCGGAAATATCTGCCGCTGTGGTGCCTATACCAATATTGTAAAAGTAGTGCAGGAAGCACTGGAAAGGAGTAGTGCAGCATGA
- a CDS encoding xanthine dehydrogenase family protein subunit M, translating into MRPFTFTKASDVNSAVSEVTSHESAKFIAGGTNLLDLMKIDVMHPAHLVDITHIALKTIEENEEGGLRLGALVTNADTAYNEQVEQRYPLLSHAILAGATGQLRNMATDGGNLLQRTRCYYFYDTQTPCNKREPGSGCSAINGYNRDLAILGTSEHCIATHPSDMAVALAALEAKVNVSGKNGERTIPLSEFHRLPGDTPHIDTNLKADEIITSIDLPAKGFADHYTYMKLRDRSSYAFALVSVAAALDMEGDTIKEARIALGGVAHKPWRVPEGEALLQGQQPVAENFRKVAEAYLQGAKGYGDNDFKIELAKRAIVRALEQAYKMESAS; encoded by the coding sequence ATGAGGCCGTTTACATTTACAAAAGCCAGCGATGTTAATTCAGCTGTAAGTGAGGTTACCTCACACGAGAGTGCCAAGTTTATAGCAGGAGGCACTAACCTGCTCGATCTGATGAAGATTGATGTCATGCACCCGGCACACCTGGTGGATATTACGCACATCGCCTTAAAAACGATAGAAGAAAATGAAGAAGGAGGTCTAAGGTTAGGAGCTCTGGTAACCAATGCCGATACTGCCTATAACGAACAGGTGGAGCAGCGGTATCCTTTGCTTTCGCATGCCATACTCGCTGGCGCTACGGGGCAGTTGCGAAACATGGCCACCGATGGCGGAAACCTGCTGCAGCGTACTAGGTGCTACTATTTCTACGATACGCAAACTCCCTGCAACAAGCGGGAACCTGGTTCGGGTTGTTCGGCCATCAATGGCTATAACCGCGATCTGGCTATACTGGGCACAAGCGAACATTGCATTGCCACCCATCCTTCTGATATGGCGGTTGCACTGGCTGCACTGGAGGCAAAAGTAAATGTAAGCGGTAAAAACGGAGAAAGAACCATTCCGCTGTCCGAGTTTCACAGGTTACCCGGTGATACACCGCACATCGACACCAACCTGAAAGCAGATGAAATCATCACTTCTATTGATCTGCCTGCCAAAGGTTTTGCCGATCATTATACGTATATGAAGCTCCGCGACCGGTCTTCCTATGCCTTTGCGCTGGTTTCTGTTGCCGCAGCACTAGACATGGAGGGAGATACCATTAAAGAAGCCCGTATAGCTTTGGGCGGAGTGGCGCATAAGCCCTGGCGGGTGCCGGAAGGAGAGGCGCTGCTACAGGGGCAGCAGCCTGTAGCCGAAAACTTCAGGAAAGTGGCAGAAGCTTACCTGCAGGGGGCAAAAGGATACGGAGATAATGATTTCAAAATCGAGCTGGCGAAGCGCGCCATTGTGCGTGCGCTAGAGCAGGCTTACAAAATGGAAAGTGCATCATGA
- a CDS encoding xanthine dehydrogenase family protein molybdopterin-binding subunit, whose product MTGDKIGTPANRVDGRAKVTGEAKYAAEFTAPDLLYGFVVNSAIAKGKITKIDTSKALALEGVVEVFTHENRPGYVWFDKNYQDQDAPPGSPFRPLYDNEIQFGMQPIALVVAESFELARYAGMLVEVAYEQEAFDSDFEANIENAYEPKQYKATPPPKPRGTPDNALESAPVQIETTYSHPSEHHNPMEMHATTVVWGDDGKMTIYDKIQGVQNSQKYISQAFALPMEEVHVISPFVGGGFGSGLRPQYQLFLTVLAARELKRSVRLVLTRQQMFSFGHRPKTTLKFKIGASGDGKLEALQKDVFAETSRFEDYTEDVVIWPGVLYKCDHVKLSHKLVGLDVYTPLDMRAPGGTTGIYGLECAMDEMAYKLKMDPLEFRLKNYSEKDQNKDLPFSSKELKECYQQGAEKFGWDKRSLEPRSMKEGHNLIGWGMAHGAWEAKQKPAAAKAVLEANGNLTVSCATADIGTGTYTVMSQIAADTLGLPLAAVTFKLGDSTLPMSPLQGGSWTVSSVGSAVKAVCDKVKQKLLDLAQQVANSPVAGADLASVAFSDGKISLNRDPSKAVALTTVLKQAEGGAIEEEVSNEPAEEQSNYAPYAHSATFVEVKVDEDLGTVKVTRVVSAIAGGRIINPKTARSQILGGVVWGIGAAMEEESVMDNNLGRFINHDLDKYHVPVNADIHDVEVIFVEEKDDIVNPIGAKGLGEIGIVSVAPAIANAIFHATGKRVRELPITLDKLL is encoded by the coding sequence ATGACAGGAGATAAAATCGGAACACCGGCTAACCGGGTGGATGGCCGCGCAAAAGTAACCGGCGAGGCAAAATATGCAGCCGAATTTACGGCACCGGATCTTTTATATGGCTTTGTAGTAAACAGCGCCATTGCGAAAGGAAAAATAACGAAAATAGATACTTCCAAAGCGCTTGCGCTGGAGGGTGTGGTAGAAGTATTTACGCATGAGAACCGCCCTGGCTATGTATGGTTCGACAAAAACTACCAAGATCAGGATGCTCCGCCAGGCTCTCCTTTTCGCCCGCTTTATGACAATGAAATACAGTTTGGTATGCAGCCGATTGCCTTGGTAGTGGCAGAAAGCTTTGAACTGGCACGTTATGCAGGTATGCTGGTGGAAGTAGCGTATGAGCAGGAAGCATTCGATTCAGACTTTGAAGCGAACATAGAAAATGCTTATGAGCCGAAACAGTATAAGGCAACGCCGCCGCCCAAGCCCCGAGGCACACCTGATAACGCTTTGGAAAGTGCGCCTGTGCAGATAGAGACCACCTACAGCCATCCAAGCGAACATCATAATCCCATGGAAATGCATGCCACCACTGTTGTTTGGGGCGATGATGGGAAGATGACCATTTACGATAAAATTCAGGGGGTGCAGAACAGTCAGAAGTATATCTCGCAAGCCTTTGCGCTGCCGATGGAGGAAGTGCATGTCATCTCGCCTTTTGTAGGAGGAGGTTTTGGCTCCGGTTTGCGTCCGCAGTACCAGCTTTTTCTGACGGTGCTGGCAGCGCGGGAACTAAAGCGCTCTGTGCGGCTGGTGCTTACAAGGCAGCAAATGTTCTCTTTTGGGCACAGGCCCAAAACCACGCTTAAGTTTAAGATAGGTGCCTCCGGTGATGGAAAGTTAGAAGCACTTCAGAAAGATGTGTTTGCTGAAACATCCAGGTTTGAAGACTATACCGAAGATGTGGTAATATGGCCGGGCGTGCTCTATAAATGCGATCATGTAAAGCTGAGCCATAAGCTGGTGGGGCTGGATGTTTATACGCCGCTTGATATGCGTGCACCGGGAGGAACTACCGGTATTTACGGGCTGGAATGTGCGATGGACGAAATGGCCTACAAGCTTAAAATGGACCCGCTGGAGTTTCGGCTGAAGAATTATTCAGAGAAAGACCAGAACAAGGACCTGCCTTTCTCAAGTAAAGAGCTGAAGGAATGTTACCAGCAGGGTGCAGAAAAGTTCGGGTGGGATAAACGAAGCCTCGAACCACGCTCCATGAAGGAAGGCCATAACCTGATTGGCTGGGGCATGGCACACGGCGCCTGGGAAGCAAAGCAGAAACCCGCTGCTGCAAAAGCTGTGCTGGAAGCGAATGGTAACTTAACTGTAAGCTGCGCCACAGCCGATATCGGCACCGGAACCTATACCGTTATGAGCCAGATTGCCGCTGACACCCTGGGACTTCCATTGGCTGCCGTTACCTTTAAATTAGGAGACTCAACGCTGCCTATGTCGCCTCTGCAAGGCGGCTCCTGGACGGTTTCATCGGTAGGATCGGCTGTAAAAGCAGTGTGCGATAAAGTAAAGCAAAAGCTGTTAGACCTGGCACAGCAGGTAGCTAATTCTCCGGTGGCAGGTGCAGACCTGGCAAGTGTTGCTTTCAGTGATGGCAAGATCAGCCTGAACAGAGATCCTTCCAAAGCAGTTGCGCTTACAACTGTCCTGAAACAAGCCGAAGGTGGTGCTATAGAAGAAGAAGTATCGAATGAACCGGCCGAAGAACAAAGCAACTATGCACCCTACGCACACTCTGCCACCTTTGTAGAGGTGAAAGTAGATGAGGATCTGGGGACCGTGAAAGTAACACGTGTGGTGAGTGCTATTGCCGGAGGCCGCATCATCAATCCTAAAACAGCCAGAAGCCAGATTCTGGGTGGTGTGGTATGGGGCATAGGAGCCGCTATGGAAGAAGAGTCGGTAATGGATAATAACCTGGGCCGCTTTATAAACCACGACCTCGATAAGTACCATGTTCCGGTTAATGCCGATATACATGATGTTGAAGTGATTTTTGTGGAGGAGAAAGATGATATTGTGAACCCCATAGGTGCAAAAGGTTTAGGCGAGATCGGGATTGTAAGCGTAGCACCCGCCATTGCCAATGCTATTTTTCATGCTACTGGCAAGCGGGTAAGGGAATTACCGATTACGTTGGATAAGTTGTTGTAG